One Sparus aurata chromosome 23, fSpaAur1.1, whole genome shotgun sequence genomic window, acccataaTTCAGCAGGGAAGCATTCGTCTGGCTTCAGATTAAACGAGTACACTCCTCTGGCAGGTTTGCATCATATCTCACCCCACAGAACCACGGACGGCCACCTCAGCATCCAACCACACACTCCACTCCATCACCGTCATCTTCCTCCAGATATAAACACGATCAACCAGAACAGAATCTGTCAGCTGGAGCAGGTCGAGCGTCATTTAAGGAGAAATCAAATATATTATCAGGGATTTGAGATAGAAATCGTcatctaaaatgttttatttgatggtGAAAAAGTCTAGTTTTAGATATGAAGATGCACTCTCACCGGGATGTGATCTGTCAGCTGCCTTTGAACAAATACGAGATATTACTTTATCGGTTTATAGAAGGATTTTATGTACATCTCTTTAAATTATCTTAAGAAATCAGGGGTAGACTGACGATCGGGGGGCCGACATTCAGAATGTTTGGATAATCGGTATCTTCTCACGCACTGTCCCGCCCACATCGTCACAATTAACCGCCGATAAACACTGAATCAACCTGCAAAGTAACCAGTAGGGTGGGTACAAAGTAgcaagaaaatggaaatactcaagtaaagtagcCCAAAATTACCCCTAAGAAGTACATGAGTATACTGCGCTTTCCACATCTGAGATTTCAAGACATGGAGTTTAAATTTTTACAGCAAATCATTTTTCAGTCCCCTTGATTTCTATTGAACGGTGTCAGTATCGTCCTGAAAAAGCCACATCAGTCGACCCAGATGAGAAACTCTGTCAGTGTTAAAGGTTCGTCTGGAGCCTTCATCAGGTCTCCTACACTCCCCCAAATGCACAGAAACCTACAAAATAAGCTCCTTGACTGAAATGGAAGTGATGAGGGTGGAGAATAATCTGCCAAAGAGTGATGAGAGTGTGGAGGACAGACGGAGCCTGAAACTTGAGATCCGCTGTGGCTCGCCGTCATTTGTATGCTCGGCACACTGCGCTCGGTGCAGGGACCCTCTCGCTCCTGTTTACACTCTCGCAAACACAGTTATTTATTCCGCTCTGACTCGAGCCTTTCACACAGGCCGGGGGGAGCGACGGGCACGACTTCCTGCTCGGGGGGTCCCCGTGGCACTGCAGCAGCACCCGGGTTCCCCTTCTCTGCCCCCTCTGACAccaagaggggggggggaggtgacTAAACACTGCATCCGAATGGGCGCCAGGAACCAGAGGAGCCGTGCACGTCTGTCGGCAGGTCacctctgtaaacacacaccctgatcacagcacacacacacacacacacacactgggctgCAGGGATGGATGTGCAGGACTATGCAGAATCTGTGGAGGAACATTTAACCCTCTTGTCACCGAGCTGTGAGGGCCTGAACGTGAAACACCCACACATGAGTTCATCTGCAGACGTTTAGGCTCGccgtggtgatgatgatgatgatgatgatgatgatgatgatgatgatgatgttatgGCAGTGATGCTGCAGCTGGTGCCAGAGACAAAATGATGCACAGCACCAACACACAGTGTACCGGCCTTcttgcatcacacacacacacacacacacacacacacacacacacgcagcagctTGATCACGATGAGACATGAGAATCCCAGCAGGTTTTGCAGCAGCGTCACCCTCTTACCTGTGTCAAAGTGGGAGCTGAAGGCAAAGCTGGGATTGAAAAACGCCGACGACATGACAATCACATGTAGGGCAAAGAGCATCCTCCTCGCCGCGGTGTGAGAAAGACGGGAAAGAGCCCACGAACACGAAGAGGTCAAggattcaaaaaaaaaaaaaaaaaaaaaaaagaaatcccagACTCAGGTGCGTCTCACATTCATGTAACCTGCGGCCGGAGCGGAGATGCGCAGCATTTTATTCCACcgcgcagagagagagacccccGAAGATCCTGCTCCACCTTCAGCTCGAGCAGATCCGGAGACAGATGTTGACATTTCACCACATCTGTTTGTCCGACAGCAGCAGTCCCGTGTCGCTCTGCTCTGATCGGGGGTGAATCCGCTATTCACACCGAACCTGCACACTGAAAAATCTTGACCGCTCCAAACATGTGATGAGCTCCCATTTgtgttcccctttttttttcagaataaaagcaccTGGCTGCTCTTTGTGTCGTGTGACACCGTGTGTTCAGGTGAAGAGGAGCCGGTCcggtttttttgtttgctttttgttttgttttttttagaaagatGCGTCGGTCAGCGATGCGCATTTGGGTTTCAGCTTCGTTACAGAGAGAATGAGCGACATCTTGCACCAGAGTCAAGGACACGTTAAGCATTCAGGCACTTCCCTTTCACGGCTTTTCAAAATACAACTCGTGTGGCAGCAGATTTCGTGgtgtgcttttactttgaagaGCGCATGGCGGCGCGCTTCGGCTTCCAATGGCGCACTTTACGCAACCACGACCGCCCCCTCAaaaaatggtgtgtgtgtgatgttgagGTGGTTTTGGAGATTATTTAACTGAAGTGCTTAATATGCTTCAACTTAAAGTGGGTGTAGCTCATACCTTCTGTCCTGACACCCCATCAGATGTGTCCGGGTGGAGGCGAAGATGGACCACCGGTACCGAAGACAGCCGAACTGCAGGGCAACAGCGTGGTGGGCTGCACAGAACCGGGCCGTGCTGAGGATCATCAGGTCAGATTGTTCTGTCACTGTTCAAAACCAAACCAGCTTATTCCTAAATTCATTATTGCTGCGTAATGGGGAGAGACGTGCAGCTCGACGTCTGTGCAGAAAGGTTCTGGTCAGGTGACTGGCAAACCGCGGGAAAACGCAACCGGGAGACTAGTGGACAGGTGAGGAATGACAGGTACCAGCACCGTGACAGGAGAGGGCTGATGGACAGTGTCATTAAAGAAAGGAATAAATaaagatagacagacagacaccatGATTCCATGATAAAATCCAGTCGGCACCGTCTCATGCTGATGATGGTCAGGTGATGAactagaaaatatatatataatgtagtcttcactgtagctgctgctgagCTTAAagcatcatcacacacacaccaggtcTGAAGTGTGTGAGGGTCCCCTGGTTATACCTCtgttgctgcgaagctccagaaaaaatgttttgttaaggggtgtgtagataatgactgactttttaatgtttgggtgaacttttcctttaacgcTCCTGCATTTAAAGACACTACAAAGACcctgaaacagtctcagtttcaCACTGACTCCTCTTTATGACCCAGAGGATCAAACAAGGCCGTCAGAGAGATGATCAGTCTTCTTCACGCCCGTCACTGAGTCCGATTGGTTGAAATTGTTTTCATGGCGGAGCGCTGAGGATGAATCGAGGAAAGATGCTTCTCTGGTGTTTGGTCGTCCTCAGCAGGAGCCGCCAgaatctacaaaaaaaataaagttcctTGTCGTAACTCTAATGCAAATTAAAATTCTGTTGACACGCAACAGTGGTTGGTAATATTCCTCCCTActggaaaaaacagcacagaccagcacagaaacacaacatatgctcaccagcaagaccagcatatgttttggtgctggtctatgctggtgtTTCCAGCAGGGCTGTGACCCACATGAAGCCCTGCTGGGTCGTCcataacaactctgtaaggacactcccacacagaaataaaaaaactcccCTCCAGCCGAacaagcctcttggatgagactGTAAGCATTTTCAAGGAACTGAAACGAGTCCATCTGCCGACGATGCAGCACTTGGTATTCCTGTGAGACGTATATTAACCTGATTGGTCGGATCTGCACCTGCTGGAATCTGATTGGCCTTTTGCTCGAGCGTTCTCTGCACAGTCGGTGTGGATGATTTAAATCTATAAATTGATTGTATGTGCACATAAAATAGGCAGGTTTGAGCTCAAACACTGCTGATTTTAACATGCGAATCAATTTTGTTAGTATGCAAACATTCAAGTTTCACCTTTTCTGAgctgtacgcacacacacacacacacactcacacacacacacacacacacactgccctctgctggtcgcCTTCAGTAAAGCAGACGGTCACTTTATGAGACCAGAACAAATTGCCACCATATTATCTCAAGTTaaaggtaaaatatttccatttttatcacattctgttggatacattttgcattttgagtgAATGACTGAAGAATCAATTGCACTAAAATTAACCTCAATAATTAAAGTGGCCTTTAATATGTCCTGTTATATGTTATTCGCATGCATTTCTTTCTAtgcatgttttacattgtgaaACACAATGCGATGGCGATAAAGAAGGGAACACACATGTTGAACTACACCGTGTTGTTATTCTGTTCGGTGCACACTAGAGAGCAGCACTGGAACACTATTAGagaaaacatgcacacagatcTCAGACTCATTTCTCAGCTCCTCTCTCTGATCTGCAGGATGCACCTGCAGGCCTCCTGTCTTCATTTAGCTCCATGTAAATGAAAAGGTTCAGTATCAGTTCTCTGTGAAACTGTCTCTCTTGAcaggaaacacactgatgtttgAATAAATTGTGTCAGTTAGTCAGTCAGCATATTTCCAGCATGTTACAGAGATCATTACTGGTGTGAAGCCAAGGTTCCTTTTATCAATAAACTTCTTtttcaaattgtgttttattttttgttttaaaaagaaatcaggGTAATAGATTCATATGATTTAAGTTAGACCATTTAGAGACTGTTCACTTAAGTCTTTCAGTCCAAAGTGTTTTAGTATGTGCACGTTACGGGCACCTGTTGACTAAGTCATAAAAATAGACTCTCGAGAATCAAATATGTCCAGTAAATTAATCTGTAAAGCACAGAAACAGCTGAGATGTACATatgaaacacaggtgaaacAAAAGGCCCAACAAATCCTGCACGAACCTGCTCATCCCCTTTTTAAAGAATTCAGCCCTCAAGCTTTTTTTCAAGATTTAACTAGTTCACAAACTTTGATGTCATGAATCTGAATCATTAGGAACTTTTCAGATCTTAACATTGATTTATGACATTTTGGGGGGTcgaaataatttaaataaaaatgattccATACGAGACAAATGTGACAaagcctgcagactgaagcagagctcctcctcctgtcagtcACTCTCAGTTTCAGTGTTGTATTAAATTgctcctccagcacctcctctcctcatcctccaaaGCCTCTAATCTGTCAGCAGTAAGCTCACTTTCCAAGTTACAAGGCCATTCTCagcacacactgacaacatgcTGGGGACCCTCTGCACTCTCATCACTGCTCTAACATGTAAGGAGGCTGACTTACTGCAGCTTTGACCTCATGTTGGATtcatcagtctgtgtgtttctcttgaCTCCATGTCATCTTGTTGTTTCCAGGTGTGAGTGGTGTGACGGTGGTGACACAGAAGCCTCCTGTTGTAACAGTGACCAAAGGAGAGACAGCCACCATGGACTGTAACCTGGGGACTGTTACTGAAAGTGCTGCTCGCTGGTACAAACAGGTTACAGGAAGAGTTCCTCAGTTTGTAGTGAGCTTTCGTCACAGCTGGAGCTCTCCAAGCTATGGCTCTGGTTTCTCCTCTCCAAAGTTCACAACTACTCATCAGTCACAAACAGATTATCGTTTGATCATCAACAATGTGGAGGAGGGAGACTCAGCAGTGTATTACTGTAACACATGGGACAGCTCTGTTAGTGAGTATGTATCACAGTGATTTACACTgtgacaaaaacctcctcaTTGATACTTCTGCTTTTTGACTCACTGACACTTTGTAGAGACGCTCTCACTGAATTGAACGTAAAGTGAACCACAGCTCTCTATATCTTCTCCACATTAAAAGATTCAAGCCTTTTTAGTAAATGTGAAATTAATATAACTATATTAACACAGAtattacagaaacaaacaaaagtgaaaaaaataaatatacaacaGAAAGATATGTTTTTCCTGGACTGAAATTCAAGTAGGAGTGGTCAGTCTGAAGAGTATAGCAATGTTTGCAGGGATTGATGAATATAAAAGACTTTGTTGATCAGACCACATCGACATGCTGCCTCATCTCTACAGGTGTACTGTAGTCGCTGCTGGCACAAACTGTATTTTCCATCAGAAACTATGGGGATCATGATGTGGGAAAAAACAAGGTTTGCATACCAGCACTGGACAACACAAGACCTGGTATCAATCCACAGCCAAGTAGTTGGGAACCCCTGCACTACAGGACTATCACCTCCAGCTATACAAAGTGGTATCAGGATACAGGACCAGAGTTTTttactggttagcatgctaactactgTGAGGGAAATTCTCTAATGTCCCTTCATTATTTTGATAAGTTGTTCTTGCATATGAAACCTAACAAATACAGATGCAACATTGATATCTGAGTGGTGTGAAACTTGTGTCTGTGGGcctcctgcatggtctctgtcTGATGAAAGTTATATGGTTGTAGAACATAAATGGCATAAGTCTGTGAAAACGAACCTAAATAGGGATTCTGTTAAGGAGTTAATCCTGAAAGGTGTTCATGTAACCTCTTCTGTTATACCATGGTCTGAGTGAATACTtaattctgattggctgcagggtgtccattaatccctgatatacggacacctactaagtagttccagtcaaattgtctgttcaccgctgtaaattaatgcggtagctggcatatcaaatctgaatattttatttccagaactgagtgcagtccgtcagtccttcagtgtcttatcctcagAACACCAcagtggcgactgtaacacacaagctacAGAAAGTACaattcccctctaaacttactgatacgcgctaatctcacatcccgatcgctgttcagctctctacttcaggctgcggccacagtaatgttacacacggccgatcatttgttcctgaaaatcttgatattgatttggggacaatgacattactggttagctagctagtcttgtttttaaacatactgtcaaattatatttaccgTTTGTCAACAGTACGCTATGtcattgactttgaatcttgctagcatagcgttagctttctggctcattgctgagcggactagaatatcttcCGTCGCCAAGTGGTATCTaaggtccgtcctatttactggaggattGAACAACGCTTCCGTTGCATGAGAACCTTACTggagggtaatgattgttccaggtattagtcaaaccctcaggcgttaccagggaaactcagttatggcttgtgaaaaactttatattctgattgtaaaacgcatgaaaatataaattaagaATCAGAACCACCACTCGAAACCATGAAGAAAAACTCTTTATCAAGACTATTTGATTATCATTGATGAAGACATGGCAGTaattgtctgcttcagaagccgTACAAGTGATTTCCAACGAaagagagactttgtgtgctcccaaccgagaccgactctgcccccaccACTCCCAATGCGGACATCCCTCTGGGCCTTTGGACCGAGAGTTCcacaacagagtaccggccttcacTCTGGCTATTGGAGTGACATGGCGGGCCTGCAGTCCAACCCAGAACACTCCAGGAAACCAAACTTCAGGACCTCCTGACACCTAGACAAagcaggctgaacgtcttcatacatcTGGGTCCACACACATGAGAATGAGTTGGTGTCTAAATTCTGACAACTACCTTAGGAACTTAAGAGAATTGAGATTAGGGTCTTGTTAGTATTGAGAACTTACTCCTGTaacatttaatatataaaagCCAACGAAAAATTTCACCATTCGCCTACGATCACATCATCTTATTACCTTACTCATttcagtctttacattttctgttgtctgttgcTGTTTGTCTAAAATGGTCAGTTAATTTATTTTACCCTGAATTATTatgttaataaacatatataatcgtttgttgttgtctgtgcaAGTCAATTCTAATGTGGGGAACCTATGGATCTGTGTAAAGaaatcactgcttcagaatatgagattgaatatagattttgaaaatgaatacattgatttgaattgatttgaactgttcaagccaaacttgtacagttggATTTTGAGTAATTTCCTCAGGATTATTCAAATAGTTAAACAACGGatgtggtgccccatttacgagtgtgtCACCATTTTTTTATGTCTTAAGTGAAGATTCTATCAGTGTCTTagaaattgctcctttaaagctTCTGTTAGGGAAATAGTTGATTTCTGAATGAAGTGAAACATCAATTATTCTACCAACAGGAACTTTAAACATAGAGGCACATGAAGACAGGAGACAGATGGACTGCCCTGGAGTCTAgatgctggtggtggtggagttaaACCACCAGATGAAGATGAAACCAGTTGAATCACTCAGATTATCATGATGGATAAAGTGGTGATGGGGATGTGGTGGACTGCCCTTGACAGAAATACGGCCATATTTAAAGAACGGGATCTAAGGACtcattggaaaaaaaagtattggCCAGATGTGGTGatgttatatttattcatttaattttggAAGCACGGGAAACCAGAAGTGACAGTGAGGATGTTGGAGTGAGAGAATTGCAGCAAAGATACAGATGAGAGGAAAAACATCTTCCTTGTTGAACTTTTGTCAAAGCTTCATTAaaactgtatgttttttaatggaAGTTGATTTAATGTGAAACCACGAACATGAAAGGGTTGATGTATTAATGTTAACAGTGCTGAGTGTTgaaactcctcctcctcctcctcctcttctcctctcctcagtgtctttaTAAGCTTCAGTCTCTCTTCTCCTCACACTCCAACCCTGCTCACCTCTCAGCTGGACAGTAAGGGACATTTACAccacacactgacaacatgcTGGGGACCCTCTGCACTCTCATCACTGCTCTAACATGTAAGATATTCTTCTCACTCCTTTTACAGcccacattttcacacacaaacctttcactcatgtgtttttctgtgtatgtTGACAGATGTTGATGCAGCCAAAGTGGTGACCCAGACGCCTGCTGTCCACACAGTTTCTACAGGACAACAGGTCGTTCTCAACTGCAACATTGAGAGAGATGAAAACTATTATGTGGAGTGGTATAAACAGGTTCCTGGTGGAGCTCCTCAGTTTGTTCTGAAAATCCACCATAGTCACAGTTCACCTGACAGCTTTGGAACAGGATTCTCCGCAGACCGATTTGACTCTAAAGCCTCATCAGACATAAATTATCAGTTCATCATTAAAAGCGCAGAGACAGgagactctgctgtgtattaTTGTTTGACAACGGACAAACCTACTAAGGAGATTGTATCACAGTGATTTACACTgtgacaaaaacctcctcactAACTACTTCTGCTTTTCAAGCCTCTAACACATGAAGTAATGCTCTCCATAACTCCCCAACATGagaaacacagaacaacacagaatGTAAAATGTTACACAATCTAAATGAACTAAATGATGAAGTTAATTCAATAATGGACACCCTGGCCTCTTTAACAGCTAAAAACATGAAACTAACTGTATCAAAATTGCTGATAAACATGATTTTGAACTaatgaaacatttcagaaatTCTCTCCAGAAGATGATGAATTTCTTTTGTTCGTCTCAGAGAGTTCGTCTGTAAAACCTGGTTAAACATAAAGGATTTTAATCAGCTGTGAATGTGTGATTGGTGTCGTCAGCACTTTTTATGCAGCACTACGCCTCCAAAATACCAAATAAGTCGACATCAGTTTGTGTTGTTGGACttttaaaacagtttgttcATAAGAGTCTAACAGGGAGTTTGACCTCTCTGAGGTTTAACTGACCTCAAACATAAGAAGCTTCACTATGTGGATAAACATCCTGTACATTTCTCTGAATCATTACTTTTTAAATAGAAAAGGAAGATAAAATTGTTCATGCGTAACTCATTtaacatataaaacatgaaGTATGACTTTATTTGGTGTAATAACATTTAAGCCCAGTTTGAGGCAAGGTGGAGGGATCATTTTCTGCATATTTGGTCATTAAGCTTgtcagaaaaagaggagaaagtaatatttcacacatacagtagtGGAGTCTTTCAGACCTCTAACAATGTGAACAAAACACAGGGTGAACACTGTTACAGGACTACATATACAGCCTGACGAGTCCACTAAAGCATGAGCCATTCAGCTGTGTAATCATGTCTTTAACATTGTATTAACTTGTTCCATTAATTgtgattatttatatttcataccATCCATGTAGTCAATAACATTAATACAGGTTCAGCTGCGTTGTCTGAATGATGATCGTTtggaagaaaacattttcattattaacgTAAAACTGAATCTACTGATGATTAGAGTGATTTCTAATCATAAAAACTGGAACAAAACTTTGAAGCACATGAAATAAAGTCCTCTAAAGAGACAAGAGTGTTTGAATAAAGTCCAGCAGTGTCTGTGAATATAAGCAgactgatgaagtgaatgagACGTGGACAGTGAAAGTTGGTCTCAACAGGATGTTTCAGTTCCACTCCCCTCATTAGTGAGAGtcaggaggtttttgtacggccATGTGTACAAACTGAATCACTGTGGTATTCGGACAAGGCACCAAGCTGACTGTGACAAGTAAGTACTTTGAACTCATCATCAAACAGGAGAGATTTTATTGTTTCTCTTGTATATTTAAGTGTTTCATGTTCTTTTTGATTCTTGTTTAAAGTGTGAAACATTTTTAGTGCAGATTAATTGTTTGTAGTTTGATCATCAGCTTTGAAACAGCAGCAAGCTGCTTTAAAAGACAATGGACAGGTGAACAGCTGATTACAAGGTTTTGTCCAGAAgttgttttaattgttgttgGATTTAAAGACAGAAGATTATTCTCAGGTATTGTATTTATCTTTGATATATTTTAATAATGTCTTATTTAATCATTGAAG contains:
- the LOC115575438 gene encoding immunoglobulin lambda-1 light chain-like produces the protein MLGTLCTLITALTCVSGVTVVTQKPPVVTVTKGETATMDCNLGTVTESAARWYKQVTGRVPQFVVSFRHSWSSPSYGSGFSSPKFTTTHQSQTDYRLIINNVEEGDSAVYYCNTWDSSVSEYVFGQGTKLTVTSSSLPPPVLTVFPPSRAELQSNKASLVCLSSQSVPFADVSWLAAGSPVSSGISTSTAVQQPDRTFQISSYLAIQTSDWNMEKVYTCKVSLGSQTAEQHINKSDCPTEE